One Clupea harengus chromosome 12, Ch_v2.0.2, whole genome shotgun sequence DNA segment encodes these proteins:
- the eng gene encoding endoglin: protein MDTLCALLPLLHLWAAMANADPSAACNLVDIPGDKSEWITAEQMPLGCSSNFVYRNGTEEAEIHILRLEFKPMKDNSPMCEVVLPTYDKPLKMIITTSHIAASMFVNIKGNSNATIYISKNAQLIVFGKTTLKEDFPLETEELLRWTSNKFGGVTSFTEVQDPTTFNFTHRPATGPTCTLTPTEKMPMEMIPISMGGPQPSSVKSCYLPAAKQQKQLHIINIPDDMDIRHVLVHVVPSEAKLSLRGPSNTVWEIKGGEPAFVTNGLVKITGFEQPLSIPSEGMKMLGSARDLQLEAMGHFKLDYFTSYSEVRVRGPTIQLVIGVEDSSPGVVNPPSAVTFPDTTTPASLSVPMEIHLYTSPEYRSALDPKTPLQTDKRIYAEITGQMAGGVEIATEVKECVVRSRDVCGLLRDLPFRPEPCALASCSHTTRLSFSLEPVHELAPSSWELDCDVHFCTSAKACYPGVRAKKNLEVNRTKTPPPRPCPEFGLSAVLGIAFGGFLIGVLLIGALWFIKIRTGRPGALAIGATAAHLTGCQCCLTKRQPVSANPSPSENSSANASIGSTQSTPTSSMA, encoded by the exons ACCCCAGCGCGGCGTGCAACCTTGTGGACATCCCAGGGGACAAGAGCGAGTGGATCACCGCAGAACAGATGCCCCTGGGCTGCTCGAGCAACTTCGTGTACCGCAATGGCACGGAGGAGGCCGAGATTCATATCCTCAGACTGGAGTTCAAGCCCATGAAG gaTAACTCCCCTATGTGTGAGGTGGTACTGCCAACATATGACAAGCCATTAAAGATGATCATCACCACCAGTCACATCGCAGCGTCAATGTTTGTGAACATCAAGGGAAACTCAAATGCCACCATCTAT ATCTCAAAAAATGCACAACTTATAGTGTTTGGGAAAACAACCCTAAAAGAGGACTTTCCCCTGGAGACAGAAGAGCTCTTGAGATGGACCAGTAATAAGTTTGGTGGTGTAACATCCTTTACTGAGGTGCAAGACCCAACCACATTCAATTTCACCCACAGACCTG CTACTGGTCCAACCTGCACATTGACCCCTACTGAGAAGATGCCCATGGAGATGATCCCCATCAGCATGGGGGGCCCCCAGCCATCATCTGTGAAGTCCTGCTACCTTCCAGCAGCGAAACAGCAGAAACAGCTGCACATCATCAATATCCCTGATGACATGGACATTCG CCATGTGTTAGTGCATGTGGTCCCGAGTGAGGCAAAGTTGTCTTTGCGAGGTCCCAGTAACACTGTGTGGGAAATCAAAGGGGGTGAACCTGCGTTTGTG ACAAATGGCCTGGTAAAGATTACTGGCTTTGAGCAGCCACTCTCCATTCCCAGCGAGGGAATGAAAATGCTTGGCAGTGCCAGAGATCTTCAGCTGGAGGCCATGGGCCACTTCAAATTGGACTACTTCACCAGCTACTCTGAGGTCCGTGTCAGGGGCCCAACTATCCAACTGGTCATCGGGGTAGAGGACAGTTCTCCAG GAGTGGTTAATCCTCCGTCCGCAGTGACATTTCCTGATACTACCACCCCTGCCTCATTGTCTGTTCCCATGGAGATTCACCTGTACACCTCACCTGAGTACAGGTCTGCCCTCGACCCCAAGACCCCCCTCCAGACGGACAAGAGGATCTACGCTGAG ATCACTGGTCAGATGGCCGGTGGGGTGGAGATCGCCACTGAGGTCAAGGAGTGCGTGGTGCGCTCCAGGGACGTGTGCGGGCTGCTGAGGGACCTGCCCTTCAGGCCCGAGCCCTGCGCCCTGGCCAGCTGCTCCCACACCACCCGACTCAGCTTCTCCCTGGAGCCCGTCCACGAGCTGGCCCCCAGCAGCTGGGAGCTGGACTGCGACGTGCACTTCTGCACCTCTGccaag GCGTGCTACCCAGGAGTAAGAGCCAAGAAAAACCTAGAGGTCAATCGAACCAAAACTCCACCGCCAA GGCCATGTCCTGAGTTTGGCTTGTCTGCTGTCCTGGGCATAGCCTTTGGTGGGTTTCTCATAGGGGTGCTGTTGATTGGTGCCCTGTGGTTCATTAAAATCCGCACAG GACGCCCTGGGGCTCTGGCTATAGGAGCAACAGCAGCTCATCTCACAG GATGTCAGTGTTGTCTAACCAAACGGCAGCCGGTCTCCGCCAACCCCTCACCCTCCGAGAACAGCAGTGCCAACGCCAGCATTGGCAGCACCCAGAGCACACCCACCAGCAGTATGGCATAA